The window CGTCGGTAATGACTAAGATATCACTATCAACGGAAAATAGATGTTTAGCCGCCGAGTTTTCAATGGTGTTACCAGAAAGATTTGAGGCTAAGAAGCATGAGATAAGTGTGGAACATTGAGAGAAAGTAGTTATTGAGCATTACAGAGGCTAAACAAATAAGACGGTcaattgttcaaaaattgatagATCTGTAATTCTCCTACCTTTCGTTTGAGCTGTGAAAACAAtacttttttgttgatcCCTGACATTACTAAATGAAACTGGATAGCACTGATATTATCACTGATTATGTTGAAACTCGAGGAAATGGATGAACAATTTTCTCTCAAGTTTCAGATGGATATTAACTGCACGTTTTATTATGATTAATCAGTTTTGCGTTGCCTCTTGTGCTTGTAGCCGTAGTGGCGATCGTACCAGAAAAAAGTATCTGGTTGACCTAGCcaatttaaaaataatgctGTTATACATTTGTCTTCATCTGGgagaagttttttctttctttttatttttctcagTTGTGTCTGCTCTTGCCTCATCGCTTCTTTTCAAACGGTTTTCAAGTTTCAATCGATAATGCAAATCTTAAACTTTGAGGAAAGTACAACTATCATTGGGAAATTAACGCGAAAGAAGCTACAGCAGAGCAAAGATGAGTGCTATTTATAAATTATCCATTCAGGGTATACGGTCTTTTGACTCCAATGATAGGGAAACGATTGAATTTGGCAAGCCTTTGACTTTAATTGTCGGCATGAATGGTTCAGGAAAGACAACCATCATTGAATGTTTGAAATACGCCACGACAGGTGACCTTCCACCAAACAGTAAAGGTGGAGTTTTCATTCATGACCCAAAGATAACTGGGGAGAAGGACATTAGAGCTCAGGTCAAACTGGCATTTACAAGTGCCAATGGACTCAATATGATTGTCACCAGAAATATTCAactgataatgaaaaagacaACCACTACGTTCAAGACTTTGGAAGGCCAATTAGTTGCTATTAACAATAGTGGTGATCGTAGCACATTGTCTACCAGGTCTTTGGAATTAGACGCTCAGGTGCCTCTTTATCTGGGTGTCCCAAAGGCAATTCTAGAGTACGTAATATTCTGTCACCAAGAGGACAGCCTTTGGCCACTGAGTGAACCTTcgaatttgaagaaaaagtttgaTGAGATTTTCCAAGCAATGAAATTTACAAAGGCTCTAGACAACTTAAAATCCATAAAGAAGGACATGTCTGTGGATATCAAGTTATTGAAGCAATCAGTGGAACACCTGAAGTTAGACAAAGACAGATCCAAGGGTATGATGCTCAATATTCACCAATTGCAAACGAAAATTGACCAGTACAATGAAGAAGTATCCCAAATTGAAATTCAGCTGAACGAAATCACTGGAAAATCTGATAAACTATTTAAATCGAATcaagattttcaaaaaatcttaTCCAAAGTGGagaacttgaaaaatacaaaagtTTCAATTAGTGATCAAGTGAAAAGATTGTCAAACTCGATTGACATCCTGGATTTATCGAAACCAGATTTGcaaaatttattgaaaaatttctctAAAGTCTTGATGGATAAGAATAACCAGTTGAAAGATTTAGAAATGAGTATTTCAAATCTGAAAGAACAGCAGTCATCCTTACAAAATCTCTCTAATTCTCTCATTAGAAGACAAGGTGAATTAGAAGCCGGTAAGGATGCATACGAAAAGAACTTAAATAATCTTTCCTCACTGAAggaaatctttcaaaatagGTTCCAACATCTAACAAATACTGAGAATAATGACATGACTCGAATAAACCACGAAATGTCACAATTCAGAACTCTTATATCTCAAGAACTAACAGATGCTGCGGAACAATTTTCAAAGGAAATTCAATTGAAAGAGACCAATTTATCCGAGTTAGTAAATTCAATAACTGTTGATACACAAAATTTGGAatataatagaaaagaTAGGATAAAACTAATACGTGATACTGAAGAACTTACTGAAAAACTAAGGTCCTTCGAAAATTCATTCACTCAGGATGGTCTCAATCAAGAAATAGAGAAACTCAAGGCCTACAGGGAAAAGTTACAGATTTGGGAAAGTGATAATattatatcaaaattgaaccagaaaatagaagaaaagaacaatgaAATGATCATTTTAGAGaaccaaattgaaaaattccaagatcgtataatgaaaacaaatcaGCAATCGGACTTATATGCTAAATTAGGACtaatcaaaaaatctatTAATTCCAAATCCGATGAATTACAAAAGATCACGGAAAAATTACAAAGTGATCCAAGAATAAGAGAGATATTTCCTGttgttcaagaatttcAGAAATCTGATTTAGAAATGGATTTTCAGAAACTTTTTATTAATATGCAAAAGAATATAGCGaccaacaacaaaaatattcatGATTTGGATAGAAGATATACAAATGACTTATATAATTTGAAAGCtattgaaaaggatttACAGGATAACCTTCaatcgaaaaaaaaggtgacagaaattttgaatgaaaacTTGCCTGAAGATTGTGCCATCGACGAATACAATGATGTCCTAGAAGAAACTGAACTCTCCTATAAAACTGCATTAGAGAACTTGAAGATGCACCAAACAACTTTGGAATTCAATCGAAAGGCCTTAGAAATAGCTGAACGTGACAGCTGCTGTTATTTgtgttcaagaaaatttgaaaatgaaatgttCAAAAGTAAGTTGTTACAAGAGCTAAAAACCAAAACAGACataaattttgaaaaaactttaaaagAGACAgttcaaaatgaaaaggaatatcTCCATAGCTTAAGGCTGTTGGAGAAGCATATCCTTTCATTTAGTTCCTTAAATgagaaaatcaataatGCTCAGGAATGCCTTGAAAAGGCTAAAGaggaaacaaaaacttCCAAATCGAAACTTGATGAACTGGAAACGAATTctaagaaattgaaaaatgaaaaggaatttGCTGAATCCGAAATTCGCCCTCTGATTGAGAAATTCAATTATttggaaagagaaattaaagATCTTGAGAACAGTTCCAAAACAATATCTGAGGAATTATCCATCTACCACACCGGCGAAGATGCTATTCAAACTGTCGATGAGCTAAGGGatcaacaaaaacataTGAATGACTCTTTACGTGAACTAAGGAAAAGTATTGCGGATTTGCAAATGGACAAAGATGAGAAAGTGAGAGAAAATGCAAGAATGATTAGTTTAATCAAGGAGAAGGAATTGACAGTTTCTGAAATCGAATCATCACTAACACAAAAGCAAAACATTGATGATTCTATAAAGGCAAAAAAAGTGAACATCAGAGATATTGATTCTAGAGTAGAAGCTCTAGAATCACGTATTATTACGTTGAAGgacaaaaaagatgaagccCAAACTGTTCTGGATAAACTAAAATATGAGCGTGATATTCAAATACacaataaacaaaaaacagTGGCAGATGTTAATCGCTTAATAGATAGATTTCAGGCAATTTATAAAGAAgttattgattttgaaactaAGGGATTCACCGAATTACAAACAACGATAAAGGAATTAGAGTTGAATAAAGTACGAATgcaagaattgaaagaacAACTTGATCTCAAGTTAGATGAAATTAAtgaggaaaaaagaaaactttcTGAGtcaaataatgaagagaaaaatttgaagcaAAACCTAGAATTAATTGAATTAAAGCTGCAACTCCAAGATATCGAATCTGAAATCAGTAAATTGGATGTTCAAAATGCAGAAGCTGAAAGAGATAAATATCAAGAGGAATCACTAAGGCTAAGAaccaattttgaaaagctAAGCTCTGAGAATGCAGGCAAATTAGGCGAAATGAAACAATTACAAAACCAGATAGATTCGTTGACACATCAATTGCGAACCGATTACAAAGAcatcgaaaaaaaatatcataaaGAATGGGTTGAATTACAGACGAGAACCTTTGTTACTGATGATATAGATGTCTATT is drawn from Saccharomyces mikatae IFO 1815 strain IFO1815 genome assembly, chromosome: 14 and contains these coding sequences:
- the RAD50 gene encoding MRX complex DNA-binding subunit (similar to Saccharomyces cerevisiae RAD50 (YNL250W); ancestral locus Anc_1.110); the protein is MSAIYKLSIQGIRSFDSNDRETIEFGKPLTLIVGMNGSGKTTIIECLKYATTGDLPPNSKGGVFIHDPKITGEKDIRAQVKLAFTSANGLNMIVTRNIQLIMKKTTTTFKTLEGQLVAINNSGDRSTLSTRSLELDAQVPLYLGVPKAILEYVIFCHQEDSLWPLSEPSNLKKKFDEIFQAMKFTKALDNLKSIKKDMSVDIKLLKQSVEHLKLDKDRSKGMMLNIHQLQTKIDQYNEEVSQIEIQLNEITGKSDKLFKSNQDFQKILSKVENLKNTKVSISDQVKRLSNSIDILDLSKPDLQNLLKNFSKVLMDKNNQLKDLEMSISNLKEQQSSLQNLSNSLIRRQGELEAGKDAYEKNLNNLSSLKEIFQNRFQHLTNTENNDMTRINHEMSQFRTLISQELTDAAEQFSKEIQLKETNLSELVNSITVDTQNLEYNRKDRIKLIRDTEELTEKLRSFENSFTQDGLNQEIEKLKAYREKLQIWESDNIISKLNQKIEEKNNEMIILENQIEKFQDRIMKTNQQSDLYAKLGLIKKSINSKSDELQKITEKLQSDPRIREIFPVVQEFQKSDLEMDFQKLFINMQKNIATNNKNIHDLDRRYTNDLYNLKAIEKDLQDNLQSKKKVTEILNENLPEDCAIDEYNDVLEETELSYKTALENLKMHQTTLEFNRKALEIAERDSCCYLCSRKFENEMFKSKLLQELKTKTDINFEKTLKETVQNEKEYLHSLRLLEKHILSFSSLNEKINNAQECLEKAKEETKTSKSKLDELETNSKKLKNEKEFAESEIRPLIEKFNYLEREIKDLENSSKTISEELSIYHTGEDAIQTVDELRDQQKHMNDSLRELRKSIADLQMDKDEKVRENARMISLIKEKELTVSEIESSLTQKQNIDDSIKAKKVNIRDIDSRVEALESRIITLKDKKDEAQTVLDKLKYERDIQIHNKQKTVADVNRLIDRFQAIYKEVIDFETKGFTELQTTIKELELNKVRMQELKEQLDLKLDEINEEKRKLSESNNEEKNLKQNLELIELKLQLQDIESEISKLDVQNAEAERDKYQEESLRLRTNFEKLSSENAGKLGEMKQLQNQIDSLTHQLRTDYKDIEKKYHKEWVELQTRTFVTDDIDVYSKALDSAIMKYHGLKMQDINRIIDELWKRTYSGTDIDTIKIRSDEVSSTVKGKSYNYRVVMYKQDVELDMRGRCSAGQKVLASIIIRLALSETFGANCGVIALDEPTTNLDEENIESLAKSLHNIINMRRHQKNFQLIVITHDEKFLGHMNAAAFTDHFFKVKRDDRQKSQIEWVDINRVTY